A portion of the Ficedula albicollis isolate OC2 chromosome 4, FicAlb1.5, whole genome shotgun sequence genome contains these proteins:
- the REST gene encoding RE1-silencing transcription factor gives MATQVLGQSGGNSLFPGTSNIGMALSNDMYELQDLSKAELAAPQLIMLANVALTGEVSGNCCDYLVGEERQMAELTTVGDSNFSDSDGEGMEDIQAAESDRDAPENVELSSLEVPSVDTQGPAACSPPKTPSVDKDSSLEALSTPESTEDKCKSLKSKPFRCKPCQYEAESEEEFVHHIRVHSAKKFFVEENAEKQAQVKESDSCTAEEVDFSKGPIRCDRCGYNTNRYDHYLAHLKHHNKAGENERVYKCTICTYTTVSEYHWKKHLRNHFPRKVYTCSECSYFSDRKNNYIQHIRTHTGERPYQCAMCPYSSSQKTHLTRHMRTHSGEKPFKCDQCSYVASNQHEVTRHARQVHNGPKPLICPHCNYKTADRSNFKKHVELHINPRQFLCPVCDYAASKKCNLQYHIKSRHPDCSDITMDVSKVKLRTKKSEADFSESGNDKVGKEPTKGDSAAKKTEKIVKVEKKDNSAKEKKSASSVSAGQVTTRSRKSASENKKVDIKTEKSTEKTCKTKKVKRKAETEANSSKQEPANDTSVVTKKKKKVEAKPRDYQEVQKSDVAPEEEPKKQNFCLKKNRKKKALKIKHSKKSSKLDQEKIEEEEMPDEYPITEEDGHVKLDTEGSDQKGQGPSDTVALSNNGCHAVSGESADLKGNCIQGPGQLCLPAQDANTEGEVEDQEMPVAAGESEDTGGAKEEKRQVDKGEDACSQESSHAASSEKSLDVLMDVVPNLAPENEPDETVAETETKSNLMDLTKTCLPATESAADAVPVPVPTEGCTQSPKVALSLSRDNSAMNESQEMDEDEGIHSHEGSDISDNISEGSDDSGLNGARSVQEETSPKMSQEAPDTTVARENYVCIFCDRSFKKESEYSKHLNRHLVNVYYLEKAAKGQE, from the exons ATGGCAACTCAAGTGCTGGGACAGTCTGGTGGGAACAGCCTCTTTCCTGGCACTTCTAATATTGGCATGGCGTTGTCCAATGACATGTATGAGTTACAGGACCTTTCTaaagctgagctggcagctcctcagcttATTATGTTGGCAAATGTGGCCTTGACGGGAGAAGTTAGTGGCAACTGCTGTGATTATCTGGTTGGAGAAGAGAGACAAATGGCAGAATTGACAACAGTGGGGGACAGCAACTTCTCAGATAGTGATGGAGAGGGTATGGAAGAcatccaggctgcagagagTGACCGTGACGCACCTGAGAATGTGGAATTAAGCTCCCTTGAGGTTCCTAGTGTGGACACTCAAGGTCCAGCTGCTTGTTCCCCTCCTAAGACTCCCAGTGTGGACAAAGATAGCTCATTGGAAGCACTGAGTActccagaaagcacagaagacAAGTGTAAGAGTTTGAAGAGCAAACCATTTCGTTGTAAGCCTTGCCAGTATGAGGCAGAGTCTGAAGAGGAGTTTGTGCATCATATCCGGGTTCACAGTGCTAAGAAATTCtttgtggaagaaaatgcagaaaagcaagCACAGGTGAAGGAGTCTGattcctgcactgcagaggaGGTGGATTTCTCTAAGGGCCCAATCCGTTGTGATCGCTGTGGCTATAACACTAACAGATACGATCACTATCTGGCTCACTTGAAGCACCACAACAAAGCAGGGGAAAATGAGAGAGTCTACAAGTGTACCATATGCACTTACACTACTGTCAGTGAATATCACTGGAAAAAACACCTAAGAAATCATTTTCCCAGGAAAGTGTATACCTGCTCAGAGTGCTCctatttttcagacagaaagaaCAATTATATTCAACATATTCGAACTCACACAG gGGAGCGACCCTATCAATGTGCAATGTGTCCTTATTCCAGCTCTCAGAAGACTCATTTAACCAGGCACATGCGCACCCACTCAG GTGAGAAGCCATTCAAATGTGACCAGTGCAGCTACGTGGCCTCAAACCAGCATGAAGTGACTCGTCATGCGAGGCAAGTGCACAACGGGCCAAAGCCTCTGATCTGCCCGCACTGTAACTACAAAACCGCTGACCGCAGCAATTTCAAAAAGCATGTTGAGCTCCACATCAACCCACGCCAGTTTCTCTGCCCTGTTTGTGATTATGCAGCGTCTAAAAAATGTAACCTGCAGTATCACATCAAGTCCAGGCATCCCGATTGTTCTGACATCACCATGGATGTCTCAAAGGTGAAGCTACGGACTAAAAAGAGTGAAGCTGACTTTTCTGAGAGCGGTAATGACAAAGTGGGGAAAGAACCAACAAAAGGAGATtcagctgcaaagaaaacagagaaaattgtGAAGGTGGAGAAAAAAGATaattcagcaaaggaaaaaaagtcagcaaGCAGTGTTTCTGCAGGCCAGGTGACAACCAGGAGTCGGAAATCGGCTTCAGAAAACAAGAAGGTGGATATTAAAACTGAGAAAAGTACTGAGAAAACATGTAAAACAAAGAAGgtcaaaagaaaagcagagactgAGGCAAATTCCTCAAAACAAGAGCCTGCAAATGATACCTCAGTagtaacaaaaaagaaaaagaaagtggaagCTAAACCCAGAGACTACCAGGAAGTTCAAAAAAGTGATGTTGCACCAGAGGAAGAAcctaaaaagcaaaatttttgcctcaagaaaaacagaaaaaagaaagctctGAAAATTAAGCACAGTAAAAAGAGCAGTAAACTTGATCAGGAGAAGATTGAGGAAGAGGAGATGCCAGATGAGTATCCTATTACAGAAGAAGATGGACATGTGAAGCTGGACACTGAGGGCAGTGACCAAAAGGGGCAAGGTCCCAGTGACACAGTGGCATTAAGCAACAATGGTTGTCATGCTGTCAGCGGGGAGAGTGCTGATCTCAAGGGAAACTGCATCCAGGGTCCAGGGCAGCTTTGTCTGCCAGCTCAGGATGCAAACACAGAAGGTGAGGTAGAGGACCAAGAAATGCCTGTGGCAGCGGGAGAGAGTGAAGATACTGGTGgtgcaaaagaggaaaaaagacaggTGGACAAAGGGGAAGACGCTTGCTCTCAGGAATCTTCCCATGCAGCGTCTTCTGAAAAAAGCTTGGATGTACTCATGGATGTGGTACCAAATCTGGCACCTGAGAATGAGCCAGATGAAACTGTGGCAGAAACTGAGACTAAGTCAAACCTGATGGACTTGACCAAGACATGCCTGCCAGCAACAGAGtcagcagcagatgctgtgccagtgcctgtgcCCACAGAAGGGTGTACACAAAGCCCTAAAGTGGCTCTGTCCTTATCTCGGGATAACTCAGCCATGAATGAATCTCAGGAAATGGATGAGGATGAGGGCATCCACAGCCATGAAGGCAGTGACATCAGTGACAACATATCAGAAGGAAGCGACGACTCGGGCTTAAATGGTGCTCGCTCTGTACAAGAGGAAACAAGTCCAAAGATGTCACAAGAAGCTCCAGACACCACGGTGGCCAGGGAGAACTATGTGTGCATTTTTTGTGACCGctcatttaaaaaggaaagtgaaTACAGCAAGCACCTCAACAGGCACTTAGTTAATGTGTATTATCTTGAGAAGGCAGCAAAAGGGCAGGAGTAG